A part of Winslowiella toletana genomic DNA contains:
- a CDS encoding ABC transporter permease subunit has protein sequence MSSITLSATASEKGIRRFSRLTLLALPLLVFLALFFIWPIIELLKQGFYSHGALSADNYLHLWNVPIYRIVLQNTFVIAAVVTCCCVVMSYPLAYLMASVRPALSKLLFFAVLLPFWSSALVRTSAWIALLQQNGPLNTLLVTTRVIDQPIAFLYNFTGVLIGMTHVLMPFVVLPLYASFRAMDNSLVQAAQSLGADAIGIFTRVILPLTRPGVVAGAIIVFMNAIGYYITPSLMGGPAQRMIAELISHNISDELNWGIAAALAGVLLVTTLLALWLFNRLFGLDKLMGGQSGKGNQPGGARRTSGGRFSAMAGVLCALFLILPILVVIPISFGTGNFPTFPPPQYGLRWYNNFFADAKWMAALWQSVKVGVVVTLLSLILGATAALGVYKMRSNRKGLLEILFIIPMSVPAIITAVALYYLCGPLGLINNSLALIFGHTVLATPFTYITMRAALQRFDPSLELAALSLGASWPQMFRRVMLPALLPGMIGGAVFAFITSFDDVVMALFLTTLRNRTLPKLMYEGLSFDFDPTVISASCVLIGATALILLAWSLFGRQGEKHETTTR, from the coding sequence ATGTCATCAATAACGCTAAGCGCCACGGCGAGTGAAAAGGGAATCAGACGCTTTTCCCGCCTGACGCTGCTGGCTTTACCGTTACTGGTTTTCCTGGCGCTGTTTTTTATCTGGCCGATTATTGAGTTGCTGAAACAGGGCTTTTACAGTCATGGGGCGCTATCGGCCGATAATTATCTGCATCTGTGGAATGTGCCGATCTACCGTATTGTGCTGCAGAATACGTTTGTCATTGCCGCAGTGGTGACCTGCTGTTGTGTGGTGATGAGCTACCCGCTGGCTTACCTGATGGCCTCGGTGCGACCGGCACTGTCAAAATTGCTGTTTTTCGCCGTATTGCTGCCGTTCTGGTCCAGCGCGCTGGTGCGCACCTCGGCGTGGATTGCGCTGTTGCAGCAAAACGGACCGCTGAATACGCTGCTGGTCACCACCCGGGTTATCGATCAACCGATTGCCTTTCTTTATAACTTTACCGGCGTATTGATCGGCATGACGCATGTGCTGATGCCGTTTGTGGTGTTGCCGCTGTACGCCTCATTTCGCGCGATGGATAACTCGCTGGTGCAGGCCGCCCAGAGTCTGGGCGCTGATGCGATTGGCATATTCACCCGGGTGATTTTACCGTTAACCCGGCCAGGCGTGGTGGCGGGGGCGATTATTGTTTTTATGAACGCCATCGGCTATTACATCACCCCTTCGCTGATGGGAGGGCCAGCGCAGCGGATGATTGCCGAGCTGATCTCGCACAATATCAGTGATGAGCTGAACTGGGGTATCGCCGCTGCACTGGCTGGCGTGCTGCTGGTAACCACGTTGCTGGCGCTGTGGTTGTTTAATCGCCTGTTCGGCCTCGACAAACTGATGGGCGGCCAGAGCGGGAAGGGCAACCAGCCGGGTGGCGCGCGGCGAACCAGCGGCGGGCGGTTCAGCGCCATGGCGGGCGTGTTATGTGCGCTGTTTCTGATATTGCCAATACTGGTGGTTATTCCGATCAGTTTTGGCACCGGCAACTTCCCGACCTTCCCGCCACCGCAATATGGGCTGCGCTGGTATAACAACTTCTTTGCTGATGCGAAATGGATGGCGGCGTTATGGCAGAGCGTTAAAGTCGGCGTTGTCGTCACCCTGTTATCGCTGATTCTCGGGGCCACTGCAGCGCTGGGCGTCTATAAAATGCGTTCAAACCGCAAAGGGTTGCTGGAAATATTATTTATTATTCCGATGTCCGTACCGGCGATTATTACCGCCGTGGCGCTCTATTACCTGTGCGGCCCACTGGGACTGATCAATAATTCGCTGGCGCTGATTTTCGGCCACACCGTGCTGGCCACGCCCTTTACCTACATCACGATGCGCGCCGCGCTGCAACGTTTTGATCCCAGTCTCGAACTGGCGGCGCTCAGCCTCGGCGCCAGCTGGCCGCAGATGTTCAGACGCGTGATGTTACCGGCGCTGCTGCCAGGCATGATTGGCGGGGCAGTGTTTGCCTTTATTACATCGTTTGACGATGTGGTGATGGCGCTGTTCCTGACCACGCTGCGTAATCGCACCTTGCCAAAACTGATGTATGAGGGATTGTCGTTTGATTTTGATCCGACGGTGATTTCCGCATCCTGTGTGCTGATTGGCGCGACCGCGCTGATCTTACTGGCCTGGAGTCTGTTCGGTCGCCAAGGAGAAAAGCATGAAACAACAACAAGGTAA
- a CDS encoding zinc-binding dehydrogenase — translation MDRFIGILTVERGNIQPEETVLIEGTGGVALAGLQIASLRGATTILTTSSGKLEAASMLGATHVIDRQTQDVAETVLQLTAGKGVDHVLEIAGGAHLGKAATMSAVGGKIYLIGALEGFDVSSPLEPLIFKDLTIYGIGTGHRHALQRLISACDSKGIAPVIDRCYPMASLMEALEHLQSGAMGKIVITVAD, via the coding sequence ATGGACCGTTTTATCGGGATACTTACAGTTGAACGCGGCAATATTCAGCCGGAAGAAACAGTCCTGATTGAAGGCACCGGCGGCGTAGCGCTGGCGGGCTTGCAGATTGCCAGCTTACGGGGGGCCACCACCATTTTAACCACCAGTAGCGGTAAACTGGAGGCGGCATCAATGCTGGGCGCTACGCATGTGATCGATCGCCAGACCCAGGATGTCGCAGAAACCGTATTGCAACTGACAGCAGGTAAAGGCGTTGACCATGTACTGGAAATTGCCGGTGGTGCGCATCTCGGTAAAGCCGCGACAATGTCGGCAGTTGGCGGAAAAATTTATCTGATTGGCGCGCTGGAAGGCTTTGACGTTTCATCGCCACTGGAGCCGCTGATCTTTAAGGATCTCACCATTTACGGCATTGGCACCGGTCATCGCCACGCGTTGCAAAGGTTGATTTCGGCCTGTGACAGCAAAGGCATCGCACCGGTAATAGATCGCTGCTATCCGATGGCCTCACTGATGGAGGCGCTGGAGCATCTGCAAAGCGGCGCGATGGGTAAAATAGTGATCACGGTAGCGGATTAG
- a CDS encoding LysR family transcriptional regulator: MKGTDYAELMAFMTVAEESSFRRAAQRLGLSPSAVSHTIRALENRLRVRLFNRTTRSVSLTQAGLTFMEQLTPAISALESAVQNVGETRLTPRGALRINMPRLAGHLVMIPLIEGFINQYPDIRLDLVMDDHLDDVVGAGYDAGIRSGDKVPKDMIAVRLTADLKMVVVASPRYLQSAGIPTTPEDLSQHRCINYRWHNTGAHYRWLLSSEEKMVDAQPEPALTCNDIDMLHAAAEQGAGLALLEERSVAHALNSGALVRVLTAWCKPVAGFHLYFPRNAFMTPAMRAFVDFIRLK; this comes from the coding sequence ATGAAAGGTACAGATTACGCCGAACTGATGGCTTTTATGACTGTTGCTGAAGAGAGCAGCTTTCGGCGTGCCGCACAGCGGCTGGGTCTGTCGCCATCAGCGGTAAGCCATACGATCCGTGCGCTGGAAAATCGCCTGCGGGTCAGGCTGTTCAACCGAACCACTCGCAGTGTTTCATTAACCCAGGCTGGCCTTACGTTTATGGAACAGTTAACGCCAGCGATAAGCGCACTGGAGAGCGCAGTGCAGAACGTGGGGGAAACCCGGCTGACGCCGCGTGGCGCTTTGCGAATCAATATGCCGCGTCTGGCTGGTCACCTTGTGATGATTCCGCTCATCGAGGGTTTTATAAACCAGTACCCGGATATCCGGCTCGATCTGGTGATGGATGATCATCTCGATGACGTGGTTGGCGCTGGTTACGATGCCGGGATTCGTTCTGGTGATAAGGTGCCGAAGGATATGATCGCTGTCAGATTGACAGCGGATTTAAAAATGGTGGTGGTTGCCTCACCCCGTTACCTTCAGTCTGCAGGTATCCCCACTACTCCGGAGGATCTGAGCCAGCATCGCTGTATCAATTACCGCTGGCATAACACCGGCGCGCATTACCGCTGGTTACTGAGCAGTGAAGAGAAAATGGTCGATGCGCAGCCAGAGCCAGCGTTAACCTGCAACGATATTGATATGCTGCATGCGGCCGCTGAGCAAGGCGCCGGACTGGCGTTGCTGGAGGAAAGAAGCGTGGCGCATGCACTTAACAGCGGCGCGCTGGTACGTGTGTTAACCGCCTGGTGCAAACCGGTTGCCGGATTTCATCTCTATTTTCCCCGCAATGCGTTTATGACGCCTGCGATGCGCGCTTTTGTCGATTTTATCCGCCTAAAATAA
- a CDS encoding glycoside hydrolase family 10 protein — MELIIAIPRVIRAKKPAALVAAALLLASCSSPPPKSLVTPLPPVTRQPVESKPVSQQPVRGVWLATVSRLDWPPVASVNISNAALRNSQQQKALTDKLDKLKNLGINTVFFQIKPDGTALWPSKILPWSDMLTGTIGEDPGYDPLQFMLDEAHKRGMKVHAWFNPYRVSVNTKSSTVTELNRTLSLHPASVFVLHRDWIRTAGDRFVLDPGIPEVRDWITSIVAEVVARYPVDGVQFDDYFYAESPDSALNDSQTFKTYGQGFTAKADWRRHNTQQLIEQVSRTIKQLKPDVEFGVSPAGVWRNLSHDPAGSDTRGAAAYDEAYADTRRWVQQGLLDYIAPQIYWPFSRKAARYDVLAKWWAEVVKPTNTRLYIGVALYKVGESSKNEPDWTVNGGVPELKKQLDLNESAPNINGTILFRENYLNQPQTQQAVSYLRSRWGG; from the coding sequence GTGGAGTTAATTATTGCCATCCCCAGGGTTATCCGAGCTAAAAAGCCAGCCGCACTGGTTGCCGCAGCCTTGTTACTTGCCAGCTGCTCCTCCCCGCCGCCAAAGTCGCTGGTCACCCCGCTTCCACCGGTAACCCGGCAGCCTGTTGAGAGTAAACCAGTCAGTCAGCAGCCGGTACGTGGGGTGTGGCTGGCCACCGTTTCCCGCCTTGACTGGCCGCCAGTAGCATCGGTAAATATCAGCAATGCTGCGCTGCGCAACAGCCAGCAGCAGAAAGCACTGACCGATAAGCTGGATAAACTTAAAAACCTCGGCATAAATACCGTGTTCTTCCAGATAAAACCTGATGGCACCGCCCTGTGGCCATCAAAAATTTTGCCATGGTCGGATATGCTCACGGGGACTATTGGTGAGGATCCCGGCTACGATCCGTTGCAGTTTATGCTGGATGAAGCGCATAAGCGCGGGATGAAAGTTCATGCCTGGTTTAATCCCTATCGCGTATCGGTTAATACCAAATCCTCAACCGTCACTGAGCTAAACCGTACCCTGTCGCTGCATCCGGCCAGCGTATTTGTGCTGCATCGCGACTGGATCCGTACTGCCGGCGATCGCTTTGTCCTTGACCCAGGCATCCCGGAGGTACGTGACTGGATTACCAGTATCGTGGCCGAAGTGGTGGCGCGTTATCCCGTCGATGGCGTGCAGTTTGATGACTACTTTTATGCTGAATCCCCCGATTCTGCGCTTAATGACAGTCAGACCTTCAAAACCTATGGTCAGGGATTTACCGCAAAGGCAGACTGGCGGCGACACAATACTCAGCAGCTGATTGAACAGGTTTCGCGCACGATTAAGCAGCTAAAACCCGATGTTGAATTCGGCGTAAGTCCGGCTGGCGTGTGGCGCAACCTTTCCCACGACCCGGCGGGTTCCGATACACGTGGTGCGGCGGCCTATGATGAAGCCTATGCCGATACCCGTCGTTGGGTACAACAGGGGTTGCTGGATTATATTGCTCCCCAGATTTACTGGCCCTTCTCACGCAAAGCGGCCCGTTATGATGTGCTGGCAAAATGGTGGGCGGAGGTGGTGAAGCCGACTAATACGCGCCTGTATATTGGCGTCGCACTGTATAAAGTGGGTGAATCGTCAAAGAATGAACCTGACTGGACGGTAAATGGCGGCGTACCGGAGCTGAAAAAACAGCTCGATTTAAATGAGTCCGCGCCAAATATTAACGGCACGATTCTGTTCAGAGAGAACTATCTTAATCAACCTCAGACCCAGCAGGCGGTCAGTTATCTCAGAAGCCGCTGGGGCGGCTGA
- a CDS encoding shikimate dehydrogenase family protein: MSLASYGAATITLYNRSTDKAEILRKALQKQYSDIVVNSGSAKPEHHDIAINATSVGMGNDGNTPFSLEKLHSTTLVCDIIIYPEKTPLLQQAESKGHPTHYGRAMLQQQITLMREYMLNQ, from the coding sequence ATGTCGTTAGCAAGCTATGGTGCAGCAACAATTACGCTGTATAACCGAAGCACGGATAAAGCGGAGATTCTGCGAAAAGCGTTGCAAAAACAGTACTCTGATATAGTCGTTAATTCTGGTTCCGCGAAACCAGAGCATCACGATATTGCCATCAACGCCACGTCAGTCGGAATGGGTAATGATGGCAACACGCCCTTTTCGCTTGAAAAGCTGCACAGCACTACCCTGGTTTGCGACATCATTATTTATCCGGAAAAAACACCATTACTTCAGCAAGCTGAAAGCAAAGGCCATCCAACTCACTATGGCAGAGCCATGCTACAGCAGCAAATCACGCTTATGCGTGAATATATGCTTAACCAATAA
- a CDS encoding alcohol dehydrogenase catalytic domain-containing protein — protein sequence MMKRWEMNGLGQAALALNTVEIPKPAADEVLVKVIAVALNHRDSMVIESGRGLPLRFPFTPGSDLSGTVVATGAAVSGFTVGDDVISVFTPDWVEGLRPGNAREHAYQTLGGFYPGVLAEYVVMKASWLINKPLTLSHQAASTLPCAGLTAWFALVV from the coding sequence ATGATGAAACGTTGGGAAATGAATGGGTTAGGGCAGGCTGCACTCGCGCTTAATACCGTGGAGATACCGAAGCCTGCGGCAGATGAAGTGCTGGTGAAAGTCATCGCCGTGGCACTTAATCACCGTGACAGCATGGTGATTGAAAGCGGGCGTGGACTACCGTTACGTTTTCCCTTTACGCCAGGTTCTGACCTGTCCGGTACCGTAGTGGCAACCGGCGCGGCGGTGTCCGGATTCACGGTCGGTGATGATGTAATCTCGGTATTTACCCCGGACTGGGTTGAGGGTCTCCGCCCCGGTAATGCACGCGAGCACGCTTATCAGACTCTGGGCGGATTTTACCCGGGAGTGCTGGCCGAATATGTGGTGATGAAGGCCAGCTGGCTGATCAATAAACCGTTAACACTCAGCCATCAGGCTGCCAGCACTTTACCTTGCGCCGGTCTTACCGCCTGGTTTGCACTGGTTGTGTAA
- a CDS encoding dihydrodipicolinate synthase family protein, with protein sequence MNNKLNEQANGVCIISATPFTDNGELDLVSTDTLTDFYLQQGVSGITILGMMGEASKLTEEESLLFMRRVLARVKGRVPVVVGVSHASHQHVKRLSDSAMEAGAAGVMLAPIPNLKTDEQISQYYLTLAEWLGRDVPICLQDFPQSTGVHTSVAVILRLIEALPQLVMLKHEDLPGLRKLSQVREQSAARGLRRISILVGNGGLFLPQEMRRGADGAMTGFAYPEMLVQVCALFQAGKPEAAEDLFDIYLPLLRHEFQFGIGLALRKETLRRRGVIRSATVRQPGPVLDGTDLRELGQLIARLELRLRDSEFGAVIS encoded by the coding sequence ATGAATAACAAACTTAATGAACAGGCGAATGGCGTCTGTATTATTTCTGCGACACCTTTTACCGATAACGGTGAGCTGGACCTGGTCAGCACCGACACGCTGACCGATTTTTACCTGCAACAGGGGGTCAGCGGCATCACCATCCTTGGAATGATGGGCGAGGCCTCCAAACTGACGGAAGAGGAGTCGCTGCTGTTTATGCGCCGGGTGCTGGCAAGGGTAAAGGGACGCGTGCCGGTGGTGGTTGGCGTAAGTCATGCATCGCATCAGCACGTGAAACGTTTAAGTGACAGCGCGATGGAAGCTGGCGCTGCTGGCGTGATGCTGGCGCCGATACCTAATCTTAAAACTGATGAACAGATTAGCCAGTACTACCTTACGCTGGCGGAGTGGCTGGGCCGTGATGTGCCGATTTGCCTGCAGGATTTCCCGCAGTCCACCGGGGTGCATACTTCAGTGGCGGTGATTTTGCGTCTGATTGAGGCATTGCCGCAATTGGTGATGCTGAAACATGAAGATTTACCCGGCTTGCGCAAACTGAGTCAGGTGCGTGAACAAAGCGCCGCGCGCGGCCTGCGACGCATTAGTATTCTGGTCGGTAACGGTGGGCTGTTTTTACCGCAGGAGATGCGGCGTGGCGCCGATGGGGCGATGACCGGTTTTGCTTATCCGGAAATGCTGGTGCAGGTTTGCGCGCTGTTTCAGGCGGGCAAGCCTGAAGCCGCTGAAGATCTGTTTGATATTTATCTGCCGCTGTTACGCCACGAGTTCCAGTTCGGCATTGGCCTCGCTCTGCGTAAAGAGACGCTGCGGCGGCGCGGTGTGATCCGCAGTGCGACGGTGCGTCAGCCTGGACCGGTGCTGGATGGCACAGATCTGCGTGAACTGGGGCAACTTATCGCGCGGCTTGAATTACGCTTACGGGATTCTGAATTTGGTGCTGTAATCTCGTAA
- a CDS encoding GNAT family N-acetyltransferase produces the protein MFHISETEKHSAELAILVAELDAFQAKLYPAESNHCLELSTIKDESIRCLIVRDQHGNPAGCGAIFLQGDGSGEIKRVYIRSEYRGQKIGEKIVGYLENLAVKSDCHLLRLETGIYQKPAIALYQNCGYEFCDPFPPYSEDPLSVFMYKNLNNPVERVIIG, from the coding sequence ATGTTCCATATTTCTGAAACAGAAAAGCATTCAGCAGAGTTGGCGATACTCGTCGCTGAACTGGATGCGTTTCAAGCTAAACTTTATCCTGCCGAGAGCAATCATTGCCTTGAACTGAGTACTATCAAGGATGAGTCGATTCGCTGTTTAATCGTTCGCGATCAGCATGGAAATCCTGCCGGATGCGGCGCGATATTTCTCCAGGGTGATGGCAGTGGGGAAATCAAGCGTGTCTATATTCGCTCTGAATACCGGGGCCAGAAAATCGGTGAAAAAATAGTGGGTTACTTAGAAAACCTCGCGGTTAAATCTGACTGCCATCTCTTGCGTCTGGAAACAGGTATATATCAAAAACCGGCGATAGCGCTGTATCAAAATTGCGGATACGAATTTTGCGATCCATTTCCACCGTATAGTGAAGACCCTCTGAGTGTATTTATGTATAAAAATCTCAATAATCCGGTTGAGAGAGTAATTATTGGTTAA
- a CDS encoding ATP-binding protein, with translation MNRVMNPFSPGAGAVPMELAGRGEIQTKIAENLERIRIGRNSQGVILVGLRGVGKTVLLQTVLTAAEENGFHTINIEASERKSLPAMLAPDIRTALLRLSRMKEVKELAQRGLAALAGFASKLKVTYSDIEVGLDLAPEPGLADNGDLEIDLTALLEQVGIAAQKAGTALVIFIDELQYIQEKEMSALISALHRCSQKKYPITIIAAGLPQLRGRMGDAKSYAERLFEFVDIGPLTKEYCIDAIRKPIEAENESINDDAIDCIFENTHGYPYFIQEWGSHTWNIAHASPITKEDVEVSTPETMAKLDASFFMVRFDRLTPKEKEYLKAMSVLGPGPHRSGDIASELDKNVKSLGPVRQSLIDKGMIWSPSHGDTAFTVPLFDQFLNRVMP, from the coding sequence ATGAACCGTGTAATGAATCCTTTTTCCCCAGGTGCAGGTGCTGTACCAATGGAGCTGGCTGGAAGGGGGGAAATCCAGACCAAAATAGCTGAAAATCTGGAGAGAATCCGCATAGGCAGAAACAGTCAGGGCGTAATCCTCGTCGGGCTGCGTGGAGTCGGTAAAACTGTTTTACTTCAGACAGTTTTGACTGCCGCAGAGGAAAATGGCTTTCATACCATCAACATTGAAGCCTCTGAAAGAAAATCACTCCCTGCGATGCTGGCTCCAGACATTCGAACCGCGCTTTTGAGATTGAGCCGGATGAAAGAAGTTAAAGAGCTGGCTCAACGTGGATTAGCTGCGCTTGCTGGATTTGCCTCGAAATTAAAGGTCACTTACAGCGATATCGAGGTTGGATTAGATCTGGCACCGGAACCGGGATTAGCTGACAACGGCGATTTAGAGATAGACCTGACGGCGCTTCTCGAACAGGTCGGAATTGCAGCCCAAAAGGCCGGAACGGCACTGGTGATCTTTATTGATGAACTGCAATACATTCAGGAAAAGGAGATGTCAGCTCTTATTTCCGCATTGCACAGATGCTCACAAAAAAAATACCCGATCACCATTATTGCGGCTGGTCTCCCTCAGTTAAGAGGACGGATGGGTGATGCTAAGTCTTACGCTGAAAGGCTTTTTGAGTTTGTTGATATCGGTCCATTGACTAAAGAATACTGTATTGATGCGATCAGAAAACCGATTGAGGCGGAAAACGAGTCGATTAATGATGATGCGATTGACTGCATTTTCGAAAACACTCATGGCTATCCGTATTTCATTCAGGAATGGGGCAGCCATACCTGGAATATAGCTCACGCATCACCAATTACCAAAGAAGATGTTGAAGTCTCAACGCCAGAAACAATGGCCAAGCTGGATGCCAGTTTCTTTATGGTTAGATTTGATCGCTTAACCCCGAAAGAAAAAGAGTATCTAAAAGCAATGTCTGTACTTGGCCCCGGCCCACATCGCTCTGGTGATATTGCCAGTGAACTGGATAAGAACGTGAAGTCATTAGGGCCTGTGCGGCAAAGTCTGATAGATAAGGGGATGATCTGGAGTCCATCACATGGTGACACGGCGTTTACAGTGCCTCTGTTTGATCAGTTTCTGAATCGCGTGATGCCATGA
- a CDS encoding IS3 family transposase (programmed frameshift) gives MRKARFTEHQIIAVLKSVEAGRTVKDVCREAAISEASYYNWKAKYGGMEASDIKKMKDLEDENRRLKQMFADLSLECRALKDVIEKKPLKPAIKRELVSYLTAQFSMSIRQACRTVSLSRTVYFYQPDTRRDEPVILALTELAERYPRYGFKKLFQVLRRQGNAWNHKRVHRIYCLLKLNFRRKGKQRLPVRNPAPLATPEALNQSWSIDFMHDALTCGRRFRTFNVVDDFNREALAIEIDLNIPAQRVVRVLDRIVANRGYPLKMRMDNGPELISLALAQWAEDHGVMLEFIRPGKPTQNAFIERFNRTYRTEILDFYLFRTLNEAREITERWLTEYNSERPHESLNNLTPEEYRLMAEKPELSKSVWN, from the exons ATGCGTAAAGCCCGATTCACCGAACACCAGATCATTGCCGTTCTGAAGTCTGTCGAAGCCGGACGTACCGTTAAGGACGTCTGCCGCGAAGCGGCAATATCCGAAGCCAGCTATTACAACTGGAAAGCAAAGTACGGCGGAATGGAGGCTTCAGATATCAAAAAGATGAAAGATCTTGAAGACGAGAATCGTCGCCTGAAGCAGATGTTCGCCGACCTGAGTCTGGAATGCCGGGCGCTGAAGGACGTTATCGAAAAAAAGC CTCTAAAACCAGCGATAAAGCGGGAGCTTGTCAGCTATCTGACTGCACAATTTTCCATGAGCATCCGCCAGGCATGCAGGACAGTATCGCTGAGCAGGACGGTGTATTTTTATCAGCCCGATACCCGGCGTGATGAACCGGTGATCCTGGCGCTGACTGAACTGGCAGAACGCTATCCGCGATACGGATTTAAGAAGCTTTTTCAGGTACTTCGCAGGCAGGGTAACGCCTGGAATCATAAGCGTGTTCACCGGATTTACTGCCTGCTGAAACTCAATTTTCGCCGCAAGGGGAAACAACGTCTTCCGGTGCGCAATCCGGCTCCTCTGGCAACGCCGGAAGCACTCAACCAGAGCTGGTCGATTGATTTTATGCACGACGCGCTGACATGTGGGCGACGTTTTCGGACTTTCAACGTCGTGGATGATTTTAACCGTGAGGCTCTGGCCATAGAAATTGACCTGAATATCCCGGCGCAGCGGGTTGTGCGGGTGCTGGACAGGATAGTGGCAAACCGTGGATATCCGCTGAAGATGCGGATGGATAACGGCCCGGAGCTGATATCACTGGCTCTGGCACAATGGGCTGAGGACCATGGCGTGATGCTGGAATTTATCAGGCCAGGCAAACCGACACAGAATGCCTTTATCGAACGCTTTAACCGGACGTACCGGACAGAAATCCTGGATTTTTATCTGTTCAGAACGCTGAATGAAGCACGGGAAATCACAGAGCGCTGGCTGACGGAATACAACAGCGAGCGGCCTCATGAATCCCTGAATAACCTGACGCCGGAAGAATACCGGCTGATGGCTGAAAAACCGGAACTCTCAAAAAGTGTGTGGAACTAA
- a CDS encoding DUF4440 domain-containing protein, with protein MLTDLAELLPVIQQLEIHMHQQKTRRDVHLVNKLLHKEFVEIGRSGQSYTREQTIAALATESSQAETEASDFALAMITDGVALLTYKSCQHNSTEEISQRTLRSSIWVMSEDGNWQMRFHQGTPAAD; from the coding sequence ATGTTGACAGACTTAGCAGAGTTACTGCCTGTAATTCAGCAGCTGGAAATCCATATGCATCAACAGAAAACTCGCCGTGATGTGCATCTGGTGAATAAATTGCTGCATAAGGAGTTTGTCGAGATTGGCCGCTCGGGTCAGAGTTATACACGCGAGCAAACCATAGCGGCGCTGGCGACGGAAAGTTCTCAGGCAGAAACAGAGGCCAGCGATTTTGCCCTGGCAATGATTACGGATGGTGTGGCATTGCTGACATATAAAAGTTGTCAGCACAACAGCACAGAGGAGATCAGCCAGCGAACACTGCGCTCATCAATCTGGGTGATGTCAGAAGATGGCAACTGGCAGATGCGTTTCCATCAGGGAACACCGGCAGCGGACTAA
- a CDS encoding ABC transporter ATP-binding protein — protein sequence MKQQQGKDVTLTGIRKVYGDVIALPNVNLSVRRGEFCTLLGASGSGKTTLLKIIAGFETPDQGRVCIAGKDVSRTPIADRNIGMVFQNYALFPHMSVFENVAFSLRMRRLAEVDIERKVSEALALVSLEEYRKRMPGELSGGQQQRTALARALVFNPDILLMDEPLGALDKNLRQSIQLQIKQLHQELGLTVVFVTHDQEEAMNLSDTIVIMENGNIVESGAPEHLYRQPGTPFVAGFLGECNFIPQEGAATLGIRPEHLLLGSSGQPMSQRHRGEIQMATFCGMHWKLFIASLGQTIIAYAPPDIPPLERTPGQVIDWGFRSRDAIAFAE from the coding sequence ATGAAACAACAACAAGGTAAAGACGTCACGCTGACCGGGATCCGCAAAGTCTACGGTGACGTTATCGCTCTGCCGAACGTAAACCTGTCAGTGCGACGCGGGGAGTTTTGCACGTTACTTGGCGCCTCCGGTTCCGGTAAAACCACCTTACTGAAGATTATCGCCGGGTTTGAAACGCCGGATCAGGGCAGGGTATGTATTGCCGGTAAAGATGTCAGCCGCACGCCGATTGCCGATCGCAATATTGGTATGGTGTTCCAGAACTACGCGCTGTTTCCGCATATGTCAGTGTTTGAAAACGTGGCGTTTTCGCTGCGTATGCGCCGGTTAGCTGAAGTGGATATCGAACGCAAGGTTTCCGAAGCGCTGGCGCTGGTCAGCCTGGAGGAGTACCGCAAGCGCATGCCGGGAGAATTATCCGGTGGCCAGCAACAGCGCACCGCGCTGGCGCGGGCGCTGGTATTTAATCCGGATATCCTGCTGATGGATGAACCACTGGGGGCACTGGATAAAAATCTGCGCCAGTCGATCCAGTTGCAGATTAAACAACTGCATCAGGAGCTGGGGCTGACCGTGGTGTTCGTCACCCACGATCAGGAAGAAGCGATGAATCTGTCCGATACCATCGTGATTATGGAGAACGGTAATATCGTTGAATCCGGCGCGCCGGAACACCTTTACCGCCAACCGGGTACGCCTTTTGTCGCCGGGTTCCTCGGTGAGTGTAATTTTATCCCGCAGGAAGGGGCGGCGACGCTGGGCATTCGTCCGGAACATTTGTTGCTCGGTAGTAGCGGCCAGCCAATGTCTCAGCGGCATCGCGGTGAAATCCAGATGGCGACATTCTGTGGTATGCACTGGAAACTGTTTATTGCCTCGCTGGGGCAAACCATTATCGCCTATGCGCCACCAGATATTCCGCCGCTTGAGCGCACGCCGGGGCAGGTTATCGACTGGGGGTTCCGGTCACGGGACGCCATCGCTTTTGCTGAATAA